In Triticum aestivum cultivar Chinese Spring chromosome 5B, IWGSC CS RefSeq v2.1, whole genome shotgun sequence, the following proteins share a genomic window:
- the LOC123113510 gene encoding elongation factor 1-alpha-like gives MGKEKTHINIVVIGHVDSGKSTTTGHLIYKLGGIDKRVIERFEKEAAEMNKRSFKYAWVLDKLKAERERGITIDIALWKFETTKYYCTVIDAPGHRDFIKNMITGTSQADCAVLIIDSTTGGFEAGISKDGQTREHALLAFTLGVKQMICCCNKMDATTPKYSKARYEEIVKEVSSYLKKVGYNPDKVPFVPISGFEGDNMIERSTNLDWYKGPTLLEALDQINEPKRPSDKPLRLPLQDVYKIGGIGTVPVGRVETGVIKPGMVVTFGPTGLTTEVKSVEMHHESLLEALPGDNVGFNVKNVAVKDLKRGFVASNSKDDPAKEAANFTSQVIIMNHPGQIGNGYAPVLDCHTSHIAVKFAELVTKIDRRSGKELEALPKFLKNGDAGIVKMIPTKPMVVETFATYPPLGRFAVRDMRQTVAVGVIKGVEKKDPTGAKVTKAAIKKK, from the exons ATGGGTAAGGAGAAGACTCACATCAACATCGTGGTCATTGGCCATGTCGACTCTGGCAAGTCGACCACCACTGGCCATCTGATCTACAAGCTTGGAGGTATTGACAAGCGTGTGATCGAGAGGTTCGAGAAGGAAGCCGCTGAGATGAACAAGAGGTCTTTCAAGTACGCCTGGGTGCTTGACAAGCTGAAGGCCGAGCGTGAGAGGGGTATCACCATTGATATTGCCCTGTGGAAGTTCGAGACCACCAAGTACTACTGCACCGTCATTGATGCCCCTGGTCACCGTGACTTCATCAAGAACATGATTACTGGTACCTCCCAGGCTGACTGTGCTGTGCTCATCATTGACTCCACCACTGGTGGTTTTGAGGCTGGTATCTCCAAGGATGGCCAGACCCGTGAGCACGCCCTCCTTGCTTTCACtcttggagtgaagcagatgatctGCTGCTGCAACAAG ATGGATGCCACCACCCCCAAGTACTCGAAGGCCCGTTATGAGGAAATTGTCAAGGAAGTCTCTTCCTACCTGAAGAAGGTCGGATACAACCCTGACAAGGTTCCCTTTGTCCCCATCTCTGGGTTTGAGGGTGACAACATGATTGAGAGGTCCACCAACCTTGACTGGTACAAGGGCCCTACCCTTCTTGAGGCTCTTGACCAGATCAACGAGCCCAAGAGGCCCTCAGACAAGCCCCTCCGTCTTCCCCTTCAGGACGTTTACAAGATTGGTGGCATTGGAACTGTGCCTGTTGGCCGTGTTGAGACTGGTGTCATCAAGCCTGGTATGGTTGTTACCTTTGGTCCCACTGGTCTGACAACTGAGGTCAAGTCTGTTGAGATGCACCACGAGTCTCTCCTGGAGGCGCTTCCTGGTGACAACGTCGGCTTCAACGTCAAGAACGTTGCTGTGAAGGATCTGAAGCGTGGCTTTGTTGCATCCAACTCCAAGGATGACCCTGCCAAGGAAGCGGCCAACTTCACCTCCCAGGTCATCATCATGAACCACCCTGGTCAGATCGGCAACGGCTACGCCCCAGTGTTGGACTGCCACACCTCCCACATTGCTGTCAAGTTCGCCGAGCTGGTGACCAAGATCGACAGGCGATCTGGTAAGGAGCTGGAGGCGCTGCCCAAGTTCCTGAAGAACGGTGACGCTGGTATCGTGAAgatgattcccaccaagcccaTGGTTGTGGAGACCTTCGCCACCTACCCTCCTCTTGGCCGCTTCGCTGTGCGTGACATGAGACAAACGGTTGCTGTTGGTGTCATCAAGGGCGTGGAGAAGAAGGACCCCACCGGTGCCAAGGTTACCAAGGCCGCCATCAAGAAGAAATGA